The Thalassospira sp. TSL5-1 sequence CGGTGATGGATGGCTGTGTCATTGAACAGGGGGCGATGCTGGGGGCAGGGGCGCTTTTGGCACCGGGCAAGCGCATACCGGCGGGGCAATTATGGGCCGGTGTGCCCGCGCGCAAGGTCCGTGACCTGGCCCAGGAAGAAATCGAATTTTTCAAGATTTCGGCGGACCGTTATGCCGCCCTTGCAAATGTTTACCGCACCGATATTGCCTCGGGTCAGGCGATTGTGTCCTTGCCGGATGATTAGGGCTGGGGCATAACCCTTTTTATCAAAGCGATATGTTTCCGGCATGGAAATGTATCGCTTTGTTTATGTGCCGTTTTTATTGATGTGATCGTGGGTATCGGAACCTTTTATGACGCGCTGGCAGGCCAATGGCATTATCGTTTTTGTCGCCCTGATCTGGGGCACGACCTTTGTTGTGCAACAGACCAGCATGGACAGTATCGGTCCGTTCTATTTTACCGGCATCCGGTTTTTGCTCGGTACCATTGCGGTGCTGCCCTTTGCTCTGCGTGAAATTTCGCGCCTTTATGTCGCCGGTTACAGGTTTTCGCGCCGCGATAAAATCGGCCTGCTGGCAACGGGCCTTGCGATGTTTTTGGCCTCTATTCTGCAGCAAATTGGCATTATCGATACAACCGTGACCAATGCGGCGTTCCTGACGGCGTTTTATGTGCCGACCGTGCCAATCTTGGCCTTGCTGGTGTTTCGCATTGTGCCGCATTGGGCGGTATGGCCGGGTGGGGTTTTGTGTGTTGCGGGCACCTATATGCTCAGCGGTGGCAATCTTTCCGCCTTGGGCGAGGGCGATTTCTGGGTCATGAGCAGCGCGCTTTTCTGGGCGGCACAGGTGGTGCTGGTGGGTATTATGGCGCAACGGACCCGCGCGCCGTTAACGGTTGCAATGGTCCAGTTTTTTGTTACCGGTGTTTTGGGTGTTGTCATGGGTGCCATGACCGAGGATTTCAGCCTACAATCGGTTTATGGGGCCGGGTTCGAGATTTTATATGCCGGTCTCATGTCGGCCGGTTTGGCCTTTACCCTGCAATGTGTGGCGCAAAATTACACCGAAGCCGCCGATGCCGCGATTATCATGAGTGCCGAAGCCGTCTTTGCTGCCATCGCCGGGGCGATATTTTTGGGTGAACGCCTGGATCCTGTTGAATATGCCGGGTGCGGCCTGATTTTGGTGGCGATTATCGCCGTGCAATTGCTGCCGCTTTTGCGTCGGCGTCGTCGTTCTGTGGCGGTGTAAGGGCAAAGGCCAGAGTATTGGCCCACTGCTTTCTTCGCGATCGGGCTTGACCTTTATCAAGGAATCGCACAGACAGGAACTGTAGAAAGCAATTCAGAATGATTTGCGGTCGTACAGTGTCTGAAAGTCCCATCATGTATTTTAATGCCCCTTCATTTCAGCCGTTTCGCCCGGTTGCCGCGCGGTTTTTGCGCCTGTCGGCAACGGCCCTGGGCTGTGGCCTGTTTGTTTTTGCCCTTGCTGGTGCGACGCATTCCGTACAGGCCGCCGATAAACCCGCAAGTTCGTCCAATCCGGTTGCATCAGGCGGGGACGTGCCGTTTAAGACATTGGCTGAATTGGGCGAATCGCTGTTTTTTGATACCAATATTTCAAAAAACCGGACCCAGGCCTGTGCTACCTGCCATGATCCGGCTACGGCCTTTCGCGATCCGCGCGGAACCAATGCCAACGGGTCATTTTCGTTGGGCGATGATGGCGCATCCTTTGGCGATCGTAATGCACCAATGGCGGCTTATGCCAGCCTGTCGCCCGAATTTCACATTACCAAGGATGGCATTCCCGTGGGCGGCCAGTTTTGGGATGGACGGGCAAAGGACCTGGCGGCACAGGCAGGCGGCCCGCCGTTGAACCCGGCTGAAATGGGCATGCCCAGTGCCCATGATGTTGTGGACCGTCTTAAGGAAGACCCCGATTACGTTGAAGCCTTCAAGGTGCTGTTTGATCAGAATATCTGGGATGATGATGACGCGGCCTTTCAG is a genomic window containing:
- a CDS encoding DMT family transporter; its protein translation is MTRWQANGIIVFVALIWGTTFVVQQTSMDSIGPFYFTGIRFLLGTIAVLPFALREISRLYVAGYRFSRRDKIGLLATGLAMFLASILQQIGIIDTTVTNAAFLTAFYVPTVPILALLVFRIVPHWAVWPGGVLCVAGTYMLSGGNLSALGEGDFWVMSSALFWAAQVVLVGIMAQRTRAPLTVAMVQFFVTGVLGVVMGAMTEDFSLQSVYGAGFEILYAGLMSAGLAFTLQCVAQNYTEAADAAIIMSAEAVFAAIAGAIFLGERLDPVEYAGCGLILVAIIAVQLLPLLRRRRRSVAV